The following are encoded together in the Hydractinia symbiolongicarpus strain clone_291-10 chromosome 14, HSymV2.1, whole genome shotgun sequence genome:
- the LOC130625394 gene encoding trypsin-like, translating into MLDLLIKITILSTSLTTVRSQCGQNAISKRIVGGVESVEHEFPWQAAIQWRVGISKGKHVCGGSLINPKFVITAAHCFVHGVKAIYYNVTLGDHARDSVGIKEQVITIKKIILHAKYDPITDDNDIAMIELSRPAVLNKYVNTICLPHFLDLEFPGKICTITGWGKTGSNESSASNILKKVNVPVINFGVCNHEKSYKGRLTGNMFCAGYVNGSADTCQGDSGGPLQCNSKRTGKWVLNGITSWGEGCGTKHKYGVYVIVRHYLPWIYKFISGSPTLVPPPPIPKSPKIPPLPPSHKVPPTPLSSKMPPISFSSNSLLTPTKRATKGILKKSIFSSNGKNYSCYHFYKDKIVSFLICRNTSERK; encoded by the exons ATGTTGGATTTATTGATTAAG attACCATTCTATCTACTTCTTTAACAACAG TTCGTTCACAATGTGGACAGAATGCAATTTCTAAACGCATAGTCGGAGGTGTGGAAAGTGTTGAACATGAATTCCCATGGCAAGCAGCTATACAGTGGAGAGTTGGTATAAGCAAAGGAAAACATGTCTGTGGAGGTTCTTTAATAAACCCAAAGTTTGTAATCACTGCTGCACATTGTTTTGTTCATGGTGTAAAGGCGATTTATTACAACGTCACGCTAG GAGATCACGCCAGAGATTCAGTTGGAATCAAAGAACAAGTGATAACCATTAAGAAGATCATTCTTCATGCCAAATATGATCCTATAACAGATGATAACGACATCGCCATGATTGAACTATCAAGACCAGCTGTACTTAACAAGTATGTCAACACAATATGCTTGCCACACTTCCTTGATCTTGAGTTCCCAGGCAAAATTTGTACTATAACTGGTTGGGGAAAAACAGGTTCTAATGAGTCTTCAgcatcaaatattttaaagaaggtGAATGTCCCTGTCATTAATTTTGGTGTTTGCAATCATGAGAAATCATATAAAGGTCGATTAACAGGTAATATGTTTTGTGCTGGTTATGTAAATGGTAGCGCAGACACTTGTCAAGGTGATTCAGGAGGACCTCTTCAATGCAACTCAAAAAGGACAGGTAAATGGGTGTTGAATGGCATCACAAGTTGGGGGGAAGGATGTGGAACAAAACATAAATATGGAGTCTATGTGATAGTTCGACATTATTTACCGTGGATATATAAATTCATCAGTGGGAGTCCAACTTTAGTACCACCACCACCAATACCAAAAAGCCCCAAAATACCACCATTACCACCAAGTCACAAAGTACCTCCAACACCACTCAGTTCAAAAATGCCACCAATATCATTCAGTTCTAATTCCCTATTAACACCAACAAAAAGGGCAACCAagggtattttaaaaaaatcgataTTTTCAAGCAATGGTAAAAATTACAGCtgttatcatttttataaagATAAAATTGTATCATTTCTTATTTGTAGAAATACAAGCGAAAGAAagtga